Proteins from a genomic interval of Chionomys nivalis chromosome 7, mChiNiv1.1, whole genome shotgun sequence:
- the LOC130877785 gene encoding alcohol dehydrogenase class-3-like, with translation MANQVIRCKAAVAWEAGKPLSIEEVEVAPPKAHEVRIKIIATAICHTDAYTLSGADPEGCFPVILGHEGAGIVESVGEGVTKVKAGDTVIPLYIPQCGECKFCLNPKTNLCQKIRVTQGKGLMPDGTSRFTCKGKSIFHFMGTSTFSEYTVVADISVAKIDPSAPLDKVCLLGCGISTGYGAAVNTAKVEPGSTCAVFGLGGVGLAVIMGCKVAGASRIIGIDINKDKFAKAKEFGASECINPQDFNKPIQEVLVEMTDEGADYSFECIGNVKVMRAALEGVHKGWGVSVVVGVAASGEEIATRPFQLVTGRTWKGTAFGGWKSVESVPKLVSEYMSKKIKVDEFVTDTLTFDQINQGFDLMHSGKSIRTVLKM, from the coding sequence ATGGCGAACCAGGTGATCAGATGCAAGGCTGCAGTCGCCTGGGAGGCTGGAAAACCTCTCTCCATAGAGGAAGTCGAAGTAGCACCTCCCAAGGCTCACGAAGTTCGAATTAAGATCATTGCCACTGCCATTTGCCACACCGATGCCTATACCCTGAGTGGAGCTGATCCTGAGGGGTGTTTCCCAGTGATCTTGGGACATGAAGGCGCTGGGATTGTGGAAAGCGTTGGTGAAGGGGTCACTAAGGTGAAGGCAGGTGACACTGTCATCCCACTTTACATCCCACAGTGTGGAGAATGCAAATTTTGTCTGAATCCTAAAACAAACCTTTGCCAGAAGATAAGAGTCACTCAGGGGAAAGGATTAATGCCAGATGGCACTAGCAGATTTACCTGCAAAGGAAAGTCTATTTTTCATTTCATGGGAACCAGCACATTTTCTGAATACACAGTTGTGGCTGACATCTCTGTTGCTAAAATTGATCCTTCAGCACCTTTGGATAAAGTCTGCCTTCTCGGGTGTGGCATTTCAACCGGCTACGGTGCTGCTGTGAACACTGCCAAGGTGGAGCCTGGTTCTACCTGTGCCGTCTTTGGCCTGGGAGGAGTTGGATTGGCAGTGATCATGGGCTGTAAAGTGGCTGGCGCATCCCGGATCATTGGTATCGACATCAATAAAGATAAATTCGCAAAGGCCAAAGAATTTGGAGCCTCTGAATGTATTAACCCCCAGGATTTCAATAAACCTATCCAGGAAGTACTCGTTGAGATGACAGACGAGGGAGCAGATTACTCTTTTGAGTGCATTGGCAACGTGAAGGTCATGAGAGCAGCCCTCGAGGGGGTGCACAAAGGCTGGGGAGTCAGTGTGGTGGTTGGCGTAGCTGCTTCAGGTGAAGAAATCGCCACTCGCCCATTCCAGCTGGTGACAGGACGCACGTGGAAAGGCACTGCCTTTGGAGGATGGAAGAGTGTAGAGAGTGTCCCAAAGCTGGTGTCTGAATATATGTCAAAAAAGATAAAAGTTGACGAATTTGTAACTGACACGCTAACCTTCGACCAAATCAACCAAGGCTTCGACCTGATGCACTCGGGGAAAAGCATTCGAACCGTTCTAAAGATGTAA